Proteins encoded together in one Gemmatimonadota bacterium DH-78 window:
- a CDS encoding DUF937 domain-containing protein, with translation MSDLQALLNQLGGSNLSDLTRALGGVDESQARSALAMGLPAILAALQRNAASPEGAQALDRALERDHDGSVLDNLGAVFSGARSADGEGILRHALGDRRGAVEQAVSRQSGLDASQVSKLLAMVAPLVMGQLGRQRRSGGLDAGGLGDLLQRETQAVTRDAPALGGLAGLLDRDGDGSIADELGGIAKGILGGMMKRNR, from the coding sequence ATGTCGGATCTTCAGGCGTTGCTGAACCAGCTCGGTGGCTCCAACCTCTCGGACCTCACGCGGGCGCTCGGCGGCGTCGACGAGTCGCAGGCGCGGTCGGCACTCGCCATGGGACTGCCCGCCATCCTCGCGGCGCTGCAGCGCAACGCAGCCAGCCCCGAGGGTGCGCAGGCGCTCGATCGAGCGCTGGAGCGGGATCACGACGGATCGGTGCTCGACAACCTTGGCGCCGTTTTCTCCGGCGCTCGCAGCGCCGACGGCGAGGGCATTCTGCGTCACGCGCTGGGCGATCGGCGGGGTGCGGTGGAGCAGGCGGTGAGCAGGCAGAGCGGGCTCGATGCGTCGCAGGTGTCGAAGCTGCTCGCGATGGTCGCACCCCTCGTGATGGGGCAGCTCGGCCGGCAGCGCCGGAGCGGAGGGCTCGATGCGGGTGGGCTCGGCGATCTGCTTCAGCGCGAGACGCAGGCGGTCACCCGCGACGCCCCGGCGCTCGGCGGACTCGCGGGTCTTCTGGATCGCGACGGCGACGGCAGCATCGCCGACGAGCTCGGCGGGATCGCCAAGGGCATCCTCGGCGGGATGATGAAACGCAACCGCTGA